Proteins co-encoded in one Lacerta agilis isolate rLacAgi1 chromosome 6, rLacAgi1.pri, whole genome shotgun sequence genomic window:
- the LOC117047752 gene encoding LOW QUALITY PROTEIN: 60S ribosomal protein L37-like (The sequence of the model RefSeq protein was modified relative to this genomic sequence to represent the inferred CDS: deleted 2 bases in 1 codon), whose product MTKGTSSFGKRRNKTHTLCRRCGSKAYHLQKSTCGKCGYPAKHKRKYNWGAKAKRCNTTGTGHMRHLKKVYRRFRNGFREGTAPKPKRAAVAASSSS is encoded by the exons ATGACAAAAGGAACATCCTCCTTTGGAAAGCGTCGCAATAAGACGCACACTTTGTGCCGTCGATGTGGGTCCAAGGCCTATCATCTCCAGAAGTCCACCTGTGGAAAATGTGGATATCCTGCTAAACACAAGAGA AAGTATAACTGGGGCGCTAAGGCCAAGAGATGCAATACTACCGGAACTGGCCATATGAGGCATCTGAAAAAGGTCTACCGCAGATTCAGGAATGGATTCCGTGAAGGAACAGCGCCAAAGCCCAAGAGAGCTGCTGTTGCAGCATCCAGCTCATCTTAA